A part of Aegilops tauschii subsp. strangulata cultivar AL8/78 chromosome 2, Aet v6.0, whole genome shotgun sequence genomic DNA contains:
- the LOC109778867 gene encoding adenylyl-sulfate kinase 3 isoform X1, with the protein MEAAAAAASPRPRATGCLTASTAGPQRASRWCPRQPRAASSSSSSSSSGGSPADLGLLRPRLRLSPSSPGRIAGGAPPVRARDPRAECAGGRSSAEHIGVSLEGENRVLEMSSTVPKSSNIFWHDCPVGKTDRQNLLKQKGCVVWITGLSGSGKSTLACTLGRELHTRGKLAYVLDGDNLRHGLNKDLGFAAEDRAENIRRVGEVAKLFADAGLVCIASFISPYRRDRESCRALLSDGSFIEVFLNMSLELCEARDPKGLYKLARAGKIKGFTGIDDPYEAPLNCEIEIKEVDGVCPSPSDMAAQVITYLEDKGFLHE; encoded by the exons ATggaggcggcagcagcagcagcctcgCCACGCCCGCGCGCCACTGGCTGCCTCACCGCCTCCACCGCAGGCCCGCAGCGCGCGAGCCGCTGGTGCCCTCGCCAACCGCGCGCCGCCTcttcctcatcctcctcctcttcaaGCGGCGGAAGCCCAGCGGATCTAGGGTTGCTCCGCCCGCGCCTCCGCCTCTCGCCCTCCTCCCCGGGGAGGATAGCAGGCGGGGCGCCGCCGGTCCGAGCCCGGGACCCCCGCGCCGAATGCGCGGGCGGCCGGTCCAGTGCGGAGCACATCGGGGTCAGCCTAG AAGGCGAGAACAGAGTTTTGGAGATGTCGTCAACTGTGCCCAAGTCATCAAATATCTTCTGGCATGATTGCCCAGTGGGCAAGACTGACCGGCAAAATCTACTGAAGCAGAAAGGGTGTGTTGTTTGGATTACAGGCCTTAGTGGTTCAG GTAAAAGTACCTTGGCATGCACATTAGGTCGAGAGCTCCATACAAGAGGGAAGCTTGCGTATGTTCTTGATGGCGATAACTTAAGACATGGTCTTAACAAGGATCTTGGCTTCGCAGCTGAAGATCGTGCTGAAAATATACGCAGAGTTG GTGAAGTTGCAAAGCTATTTGCAGATGCAGGTCTAGTGTGCATTGCTAGTTTTATATCTCCGTATAGGAGAGACCGAGAGTCTTGTCGTGCACTGTTGTCAGACGGTAGTTTTATTGAA GTTTTCTTGAACATGTCCTTGGAATTGTGTGAAGCAAGGGATCCGAAGGGCCTTTATAAGCTTGCTCGTGCAGGAAAAATAAAGG GGTTTACTGGTATTGATGACCCATATGAAGCGCCATTAAATTGCGAG ATTGAGATAAAGGAAGTGGATGGCGTGTGCCCTTCGCCATCCGACATGGCGGCACAAGTGATTACTTATCTCGAGGACAAAGGCTTTCTGCACGAGTAG
- the LOC109778867 gene encoding adenylyl-sulfate kinase 3 isoform X2, translating into MEAAAAAASPRPRATGCLTASTAGPQRASRWCPRQPRAASSSSSSSSSGGSPADLGLLRPRLRLSPSSPGRIAGGAPPVRARDPRAECAGGRSSAEHIGVSLGENRVLEMSSTVPKSSNIFWHDCPVGKTDRQNLLKQKGCVVWITGLSGSGKSTLACTLGRELHTRGKLAYVLDGDNLRHGLNKDLGFAAEDRAENIRRVGEVAKLFADAGLVCIASFISPYRRDRESCRALLSDGSFIEVFLNMSLELCEARDPKGLYKLARAGKIKGFTGIDDPYEAPLNCEIEIKEVDGVCPSPSDMAAQVITYLEDKGFLHE; encoded by the exons ATggaggcggcagcagcagcagcctcgCCACGCCCGCGCGCCACTGGCTGCCTCACCGCCTCCACCGCAGGCCCGCAGCGCGCGAGCCGCTGGTGCCCTCGCCAACCGCGCGCCGCCTcttcctcatcctcctcctcttcaaGCGGCGGAAGCCCAGCGGATCTAGGGTTGCTCCGCCCGCGCCTCCGCCTCTCGCCCTCCTCCCCGGGGAGGATAGCAGGCGGGGCGCCGCCGGTCCGAGCCCGGGACCCCCGCGCCGAATGCGCGGGCGGCCGGTCCAGTGCGGAGCACATCGGGGTCAGCCTAG GCGAGAACAGAGTTTTGGAGATGTCGTCAACTGTGCCCAAGTCATCAAATATCTTCTGGCATGATTGCCCAGTGGGCAAGACTGACCGGCAAAATCTACTGAAGCAGAAAGGGTGTGTTGTTTGGATTACAGGCCTTAGTGGTTCAG GTAAAAGTACCTTGGCATGCACATTAGGTCGAGAGCTCCATACAAGAGGGAAGCTTGCGTATGTTCTTGATGGCGATAACTTAAGACATGGTCTTAACAAGGATCTTGGCTTCGCAGCTGAAGATCGTGCTGAAAATATACGCAGAGTTG GTGAAGTTGCAAAGCTATTTGCAGATGCAGGTCTAGTGTGCATTGCTAGTTTTATATCTCCGTATAGGAGAGACCGAGAGTCTTGTCGTGCACTGTTGTCAGACGGTAGTTTTATTGAA GTTTTCTTGAACATGTCCTTGGAATTGTGTGAAGCAAGGGATCCGAAGGGCCTTTATAAGCTTGCTCGTGCAGGAAAAATAAAGG GGTTTACTGGTATTGATGACCCATATGAAGCGCCATTAAATTGCGAG ATTGAGATAAAGGAAGTGGATGGCGTGTGCCCTTCGCCATCCGACATGGCGGCACAAGTGATTACTTATCTCGAGGACAAAGGCTTTCTGCACGAGTAG